A single window of Dermacentor albipictus isolate Rhodes 1998 colony chromosome 1, USDA_Dalb.pri_finalv2, whole genome shotgun sequence DNA harbors:
- the LOC139055535 gene encoding uncharacterized protein — translation MHSNEMQPDTELTGTTEQQDVSAISIRLPPYWDRNPAVWFLQAESQFILSGVRTEQRKYHLVVSALSPTAAEEVADLLSGPPPATPYSDLKAALLERTTTSQRARMQQLLSAEDLGDRRPSQLLRRMRQLMSDNTTVSDDRLLRELFMQRLPVNVQMVLATATVMDLNSLASLADKVMEVVTPAVCNVTSSSTTASSAPRTSSSADSPIDVLCNRLDQLVCAAERHRTSPCHGRYRSSSRSRRPREERSRSQTPPRVCFYHRRFGQEARHCLRPCAWQGNQPADL, via the coding sequence ATGCACAGCAACGAGATGCAACCAGACACTGAACTTACGGGCACGACCGAGCAACAAGACGTCTCTGCAATTTCCATCCGACTCCCACCATACTGGGACCGCAACCCTGCAGTTTGGTTTCTTCAAGCGGAATCGCAATTTATTCTCTCTGGCGTTCGCACGGAACAACGCAAGTACCACCTAGTTGTTTCGGCACTGTCGCCTACTGCTGCAGAAGAAGTTGCCGACCTGCTTTCTGGACCGCCTCCCGCCACTCCATACAGCGATCTTAAGGCTGCCCTTCTCGAGCGCACAACAACATCGCAGCGAGCCCGCATGCAACAGTTGCTCTCCGCAGAGGACTTGGGAGACCGTCGGCCAAGCCAGCTCCTTCGCCGTATGCGACAGCTCATGAGCGACAACACAACAGTAAGCGATGACCGCCTCCTGCGGGAACTGTTCATGCAGCGCCTTCCAGTAAACGTTCAGATGGTACTCGCTACAGCCACGGTGATGGACCTCAACAGCCTGGCCAGCTTGGCGGACAAAGTCATGGAGGTGGTGACGCCAGCGGTGTGCAACGTAACATCATCAAGCACCACTGCGAGTTCAGCCCCGCGAACATCATCCTCCGCCGATTCTCCCATCGACGTGCTCTGCAATCGCCTTGATCAATTAGTTTGTGCTGCGGAGCGTCATCGCACTTCACCCTGTCACGGAAGGTACCGCAGCTCGAGTAGATCACGGCGTCCAAGAGAAGAACGCTCCCGGTCTCAAACGCCACCACGGGTATGCTTTTATCACCGCCGCTTCGGGCAGGAGGCGCGCCACTGCCTCCGTCCTTGTGCATGGCAGGGAAACCAGCCGGCCGACCTTTAA